One genomic window of Caenorhabditis elegans chromosome I includes the following:
- the rplp-2.1 gene encoding Large ribosomal subunit protein P2 (Confirmed by transcript evidence): protein MKYLGAYLLATLGGNASPSAQDVLKVLEAGGLDCDMENANSVVDALKGKTISEVIAQGKVKLSSVPSGGSAPAAAAPSGGAAPKAEEKKKEEPKEESDDDMGFGLFD from the exons ATGAAGTACTTGGGAGCTTATCTTCTCGCCACCCTCGGTGGAAATGCCTCCCCATCTGCACAAGATGTCCTTAAGGTCCTCG AAGCCGGAGGTCTCGACTGCGACATGGAGAACGCCAACTCCGTCGTCGATGCCCTCAAGGGAAAGACTATCTCCGAGGTTATCGCCCAGGGCAAGGTCAAGCTCAGCTCGGTCCCATCAGGCGGATCTGCCCCAGCTGCTGCCGCCCCATCAGGAGGAGCCGCACCAAAAG ccgaagagaagaagaaggaggagcCAAAGGAGGAATCCGACGACGACATGGGCTTCGGTCTCTTCGACTAA
- the pqn-20 gene encoding Prion-like-(Q/N-rich)-domain-bearing protein (Product from WormBase gene class pqn;~Confirmed by transcript evidence): MRGAASASAHTSSAASSTWSTIPHSRTPPLQSNIEKVGDIVRPSSATALLSSLSTSSSGIEASTSCASTPTTANTLPPLIEESSVEDETADGVGIATEKLVKSLIVVPSPSDTARVTSAISNDTVASGKTNEEDRKSIDTSVDLIQEREEQEDTGDNQISQQSSSKDHECPEREDLSIHEEPTNSPTNDGVLPSTSSGIPASPADMTASSRNPLRKVRYSLRLPAKAAQRLKRIANFQPGSLRRIGLSALKISDMDCLRLADGSPPQIPVALEDHINIPSTSQENPRDIRSLSHQLPMIPPQQPPPPQVPSHMLPSSTGQPGHPSHHMGPLSQQLLPSGPNQGHHSFQVMVKQEPPSQFTPQPHPMQQTPQQQVLPQYPPGMQPHQMHQMRQMTAEEYAQMRAREGFMAAQIKQEVPSGSGQPTPVPGTPQPQQITPQPGSLGPMGSLGPPTAPPGSQPMNPQQQRIQQQQQAAPSASNSPLLVNLLSNQQPPQQQYMYPGPSAQGLSMQQIAAIQQQQQHQQYQQRILQQQQQQAMMQQQQQQVQQQQQAPPPTTPNPGHPQGFFPTNQAGPPGTPGRPIPPYAMGQPPMYHQAGPQGQMIQRMNSYPGNAQQFRPPPQQSQQPIPPQQQQQPPAPPQQLQQPPVQDTSAVAEPPKKKKRPTKKQKEAAAAAALEQQQQQQQQQMQAYYGQQQQQQERMQMMQQQQQQGQMVQQPGYPGQGYPGMPPPQGAFPPGYLPGGAQPTQQQIWQQQQQLQQQRMAMFQQQQAQGQQPGGPQQPMGQWPQQRQLPVPYPPGNNSTPDAVNQQQNPIPGATMQHRLSGEFAPPPVSSGKVHPQQQQQGSFHRSDSSASVYSGSHTPFGQQGPSQSEPTAVPPGPQQNNPGGSGDIGEKAIVDQLLNSSEPLADLGDLGDLGDLDIEPMDVQDGQTPSTSNGERNERSDRLAASIELVVDEVASGRAGAFNAELAAIGERRGSVPIPLPAASPGGTPCVSGNLSHEHNMRAHAFHGANRMIEPNGIPSNAMRLVNGHEAKTNGARRQQQQPPSSQQQPQSQQGGMMQQQQQQQIIKGEDETNDAKIIEFAKTISEKDKKIKAAAESKTKAKATRKPRTTKKAAPATIGMPQPPPPSQIQQQNMPMQHQQMQQHPNAQMMMQQQHQHPGAGGHLQLHPQMHMQMLPQHHQQQQHHEEMMMMHHQQQQQLQQQQQMHQMPLHHLPQQPPPPSQNPQNPLPQPPQVMPTTPTSAAPPQPQSQN, from the exons ATGCGGGGAGCAGCGTCTGCCTCAGCACATACTTCTTCTGCGGCTTCCTCAACGTGGTCCACAATTCCTCACTCACGTACACCGCCGCTTCAATCTA acatCGAAAAGGTGGGAGATATTGTGCGACCGTCTTCAGCGACCGCACTGCTCTCCTCTCTGTCCACCTCATCGTCAGGCATCG AAGCGAGTACGTCTTGCGCAAGTACTCCAACAACTGCAAACACGTTGCCACCGCTTATCGAAGAGTCGTCAGTTGAGGACGAGACGGCTGACGGAGTCGGCATCGCGACTGAAAAGCTGGTGAAAAGCTTGATTGTTGTTCCGTCGCCGTCGGACACAGCTCGTGTCACGTCGGCGATTTCCAATGATACAGTGGCGAGTGGAAAGACGAACGAGGAGGATCGAAAAAGTATCG atacctCCGTAGACCTGATACAAGAAAGAGAAGAACAAGAAGATACTGGTGACAATCAAATATCTCAACAAAGCTCTTCTAAAGATCACGAGTGTCCCGAAAGAG aagatttgaGTATTCACGAAGAGCCAACAAATAGCCCAACAAACGACGGAGTGCTTCCGAGTACCTCGTCCGGTATACCTGCGTCTCCTGCAGACATGACAGCGTCGTCCCGGAATCCACTTCGAAAAGTTCGATATTCATTGAGATTACCAGCCAAAGCCGCACAAAGATTGAAAAGGATAGCGAATTTTCAGCCAGGTTCACTGAGGAGGATAG GACTGagtgctctgaaaatttccgacatgGATTGTTTACGGTTAGCAGACGGATCTCCCCCTCAGATTCCAGTTGCATTAGAAGATCATATAAATATTCCGTCAACATCACAAGAAAATCCGAGAGATATACGATCATTGAGCCATCAACTTCCAATGATTCCGCCACAGCAACCACCACCTCCACAAGTGCCTTCACATATGCTACCATCATCTACGGGACAACCAGGTCATCCTAGTCATCACATGGGTCCTCTATCTCAGCAATTACTGCCATCTGGACCCAACCAAGGGCATCACAGTTTTCAAGTTATGGTTAAGCAAGAACCACCATCACAGTTTACACCTCAACCACATCCAATGCAACAGACACCACAGCAGCAGGTACTGCCTCAATATCCACCCGGTATGCAACCACATCAAATGCATCAGATGCGTCAAATGACTGCAGAAGAATATGCACAAATGAGAGCACGAGAAGGATTCATGGCTGCCCAAATCAAACAAGAAGTTCCTAGTGGTAGTGGTCAGCCAACTCCTGTTCCCGGAACACCACAACCACAACAGATCACTCCACAGCCTGGTTCATTGGGGCCAATGGGATCATTGGGACCTCCAACTGCCCCACCTGGATCACAACCTATGAATCCACAACAGCAAAGGAtacagcaacaacaacaggCAGCTCCGTCGGCATCAAATAGCCCACTTCTTGTTAACTTACTTTCCAATCAGCAGCCACCTCAGCAACAGTACATGTATCCGGGACCATCGGCTCAAGGGCTCAGTATGCAGCAGATTGCGGCAATAcaacaacagcagcaacaTCAGCAG taccagCAACGAATCCTTCAACAGCAACAGCAACAAGCAATGATgcaacagcaacaacaacaagtACAGCAGCAACAGCAGGCCCCACCACCAACTACTCCGAATCCGGGGCATCCTCAAGGATTCTTTCCGACGAATCAGGCAGGTCCGCCAGGAACTCCGGGACGCCCCATTCCTCCGTATGCAATGGGTCAACCACCTATGTATCATCAAGCTGGACCACAAGGACAGATGATTCAACGGATGAATTCTTATCCTGGTAATGCACAGCAGTTTCGTCCGCCTCCACAGCAGTCACAACAACCGATACCAccgcagcagcagcagcaaccaCCTGCGCCTCCTCAACAACTTCAACAACCACCTGTACAGGATACTTCTGCCGTTGCGGAGCcaccaaaaaagaagaagcgaCCCACGAAAAAGCAGAAGGAAGCTGCAGCTGCCGCTGCATTGGAgcaacagcaacaacagcagcagcaacaaatGCAAGCATATTATGGAcagcagcaacaacagcaAGAAAGAATGCAAATGATGcagcaacagcaacaacaaGGGCAAATGGTGCAGCAACCGGGATATCCAGGACAAGGTTATCCTGGAATGCCCCCTCCACAAGGAGCTTTTCCCCCAGGCTATCTTCCGGGAGGAGCTCAGCCAACACAACAACAAATATGGCAGCAACAGCAACAG ttacaaCAACAACGAATGGCAATGTTCCAACAGCAGCAAGCACAAGGTCAGCAACCCGGTGGTCCACAACAACCAATGGGACAATGGCCACAACAACGACAGCTTCCTGTTCCATACCCACCTGGAAACAATTCAACGCCGGATGCTGTAAACCAGCAGCAGAATCCGATTCCAGGAGCAACCATGCAGCACCGATTGTCTGGAGAGTTTGCACCACCACCTGTTTCGTCTGGAAAAGTACATCCACAGCAACAGCAGCAAGGATCTTTTCATCGAAGTGATTCGTCGGCAAGCGTCTACTCTGGTAGTCACACACCATTCGGACAACAAGGTCCATCTCAATCTGAACCCACTGCAGTGCCACCAGGTCCACAACAGAATAATCCCGGTGGTAGTGGAGATATAGGAGAAAAAGCAATTGTGGATCAACTATTAAACTCTTCCGAACCTC ttgCTGATCTGGGTGATCTCGGCGACCTAGGTGATTTGGATATAGAACCAATGGATGTTCAGGATGGTCAAACACCGAGTACTTCAAATGGAGAAAGAAATGAAAGGAGCGATCGACTTG CCGCTTCGATAGAATTGGTTGTTGATGAAGTAGCTTCTGGACGAGCTGGTGCATTTAATGCGGAGTTGGCTGCAATCGGTGAACGGCGTGGTAGTGTTCCTATTCCACTGCCAGCAGCGAGCCCAGGAGGAA CTCCCTGCGTTTCAGGAAACTTGTCTCATGAGCACAACATGCGAGCACACGCGTTTCATGGAGCAAATCGAATGATTGAACCAAATGGAATTCCGTCTAACGCCATGAGGCTTGTTAATGGACATGAAGCGAAG ACCAATGGTGCACGGCGCCAACAACAGCAGCCACCATCGTCTCAGCAACAACCACAGTCGCAGCAAGGAGGTATGAtgcagcaacaacaacagcagcaaATTATTAAAGGAGAGGATGAGACTAATGATGCTAAGATCATTGAATTTGCTAAAACGATCAGTGAAAAGGATAAGAAGATCAAAGCAGCGGCTGAGAGTAAAACAAAA GCAAAAGCTACGAGGAAACCACGAACAACGAAAAAGGCAGCTCCAGCTACAATTGGAATGCCTCAACCACCTCCACCTTCGCAGATTCAACAACAAAATATGCCTATGCAGCACCAACAAATGCAACAACATCCCAATGCTCAAATGATGATGCAGCAACAACATCAACATCCGGGAGCAGGTGGACATTTGCAATTGCATCCACAAATGCATATGCAGATGCTTCCACAGCATCATCAACAGCAACAACATCATGaagaaatgatgatgatgcatcatcaacagcagcagcaactCCAGCAACAGCAACAAATGCATCAGATGCCTCTTCATCACTTGCCACAGCAGCCGCCGCCACCATCACAGAATCCTCAAAATCCTTTACCGCAACCTCCACAAGTTATGCCTACAACGCCAACTTCAGCAGCTCCCCCACAGCCGCAATctcaaaattga
- the C37A2.8 gene encoding Coiled-coil domain-containing protein 174 (Confirmed by transcript evidence), with protein MATFASRELTEEDDSHPGPSEKSEKDVLGIVRTGPKKLITGESSSLFKLKNELLKRKDRLNSEVHIKHTETHVSGKSNLLSTKKEEKERQARKDESRKLRIEKNERAVRREEDEARLMAAQQKLREKSELYDRMQEGNVVLANLDDTPVEFLVDFGTKKRRIEEERAWERERYREQEEAAPIGFGRAPIPEHYHHSEEQRVYGTSHMRLSLNENKRKEEIEKLLEMSKKTDMDKAKKKETEKHRDILRREKLNKLRAKHGLELLPEIVEPVAVPASQIDLNSIPLPGQKETPEERHARLMKSDREWDRGKGHYTTWIEKQRDERDDEFRPPDSYFR; from the exons atggcAACATTTGCGTCACGTGAATTGACGGAGGAAGATGATTCACATCCAGGACCGtcggaaaaatctgaaaaagacGTACTGGGAATTGTTCGAACCGGCCCAAAGAAATTGATTACTGGagag TCTTCGTCGCTgttcaagttaaaaaatgaattactCAAACGAAAGGATCGACTGAATTCCGAAGTTCACATAAAACATACAGAAACTCATGTATCGGGAAAATCA aatttgctgagtacaaaaaaagaagaaaaagagcgTCAAGCTCGTAAAGATGAAAGCAGAAAACTGCGAATCGAGAAAAACGAGCGAGCTGTTCGGCGAGAAGAAGACGAAGCTCGTTTAATGGCAGCACAGCAGAAATTACGCGAAAAATCTGAGTTATACGATAGAATGCAGGAGGGGAACGTTGTTTTAGCAAATCTAGATGATACTCCCGTAGAGTTTCTAGTAGATTTTGGCACAAAGAAGAGAAGAATTGAAGAGGAGAGAGCGTGGGAACGCGAGAGATACAGAGAACAAGAAGAAGCAGCGCCGATTGGATTTGGAAGAGCTCCAATTCCAGAACATTATCACCATAGTGAAG aacaACGTGTTTATGGAACATCACATATGCGGCTATCACttaatgaaaataaacgaaaggaagaaattgaaaaacttctcGAAATGTCGAAAAAGACAGATATGGATAAGGCGAAGAAGAAGGAAACTGAGAAACATAGAGATATTTTAAGAAgagaaaaactgaacaaattaAGAGCGAAACATGGACTCGAACTTC ttcctgAAATAGTTGAACCAGTTGCTGTCCCTGCATCACAAATAGATTTGAATTCGATTCCTTTGCCTGGACAGAAAGAGACACCGGAAGAAAGG CATGCTCGTCTAATGAAATCTGATCGTGAATGGGATCGAGGCAAAGGGCACTACACCACGTGGATCGAAAAGCAACGGGATGAACGAGACGATGAGTTCCGTCCGCCTGACTCTTACTTCAGATGA
- the C37A2.8 gene encoding DUF1754-domain-containing protein (Partially confirmed by transcript evidence), translated as MATFASRELTEEDDSHPGPSEKSEKDVLGIVRTGPKKLITGESSSLFKLKNELLKRKDRLNSEVHIKHTETHVSGKSVEFAEYKKRRKRASSS; from the exons atggcAACATTTGCGTCACGTGAATTGACGGAGGAAGATGATTCACATCCAGGACCGtcggaaaaatctgaaaaagacGTACTGGGAATTGTTCGAACCGGCCCAAAGAAATTGATTACTGGagag TCTTCGTCGCTgttcaagttaaaaaatgaattactCAAACGAAAGGATCGACTGAATTCCGAAGTTCACATAAAACATACAGAAACTCATGTATCGGGAAAATCAGTAg aatttgctgagtacaaaaaaagaagaaaaagagcgTCAAGCTCGTAA
- the E02D9.1 gene encoding K Homology domain-containing protein (Confirmed by transcript evidence), with protein sequence MDPYQQGGRGGGFPARGGRGGGHGGGYPQEGYGAAAGGYGGYDPYNPYGAAGGYGMYPGQGYPPQEMTSPLDAEIQAVLREIHLEVTGLETSGDQFRNARRLLNSEKERLENNIDPEWLEVDVAKPVKVCKKILVPIYRHPNFNFIGKVLGPKGATLQTLCKTHKCHIYILGRGSTKDREKEAELLASGDPQHAHFSGPLHVKVETVAPAYIAYGRVAAVIEELSRILQPIHEDTTPAHLKNGSGDGEEKEDEEKKEGGEGGGRGGRGGRGGFRGGFRGGRGGFGGPGGPMGGRGGMGGMGGRGRGGQAAGFRPY encoded by the exons ATGGACCCATATCAACAAGGAGGCCGTGGCGGTGGATTCCCAGCACGTGGAGGTCGTGGCGGAGGTCATGGTGGAGGATATCCACAAGAAGGTTATGGTGCCGCTGCTGGTGGCTACGGTGGATACGATCCATACAATCCATATGGAGCCGCTGGTGGATATGGAATGTATCCAGGTCAAGGATACCCACCACAAGAAATGACTTCACCTTTGGATGCCGAGATTCAGGCAGTTTTACGAGAAATTCATTTGGAAGTAACTGGACTGGAAACCTCGGGTGATCAGTTTAGAAATGCCCGACGACTCTTAAACTCCGAGAAAGAACGTTTGGAGAACAATATTGATCCAGAATGGCTCGAAGTTGATGTGGCCAAGCCAGTTAAGGTTTGCAAGAAGATTCTTGTTCCGATTTACCGTCATCCAAAC ttcAACTTCATCGGTAAAGTTCTTGGACCGAAGGGAGCAACTCTCCAAACGCTATGCAAGACCCACAAATGTCATATTTACATTTTGGGACGTGGATCCACCAAGGATCGTGAGAAGGAGGCTGAGCTTTTGGCATCTGGAGATCCACAACACGCTCATTTCAGTGGGCCCCTTCACGTAAAGGTTGAAACTGTTGCTCCAGCATACATTGCCTACGGACGTGTCGCTGCGGTAATTGAGGAGTTGTCAAGAATTTTGCAACCG attcatgaAGATACAACTCCGGCTCATTTGAAAAACGGCTCCGGAGATGGTGAAGAAAAGGAAGacgaagaaaagaaagaaggcGGAGAAGGTGGTGGAAGAGGTGGACGCGGTGGGCGTGGAGGATTTAGAGGAGGCTTCCGTGGAGGACGTGGAGGATTCGGTGGACCTGGTGGACCAATGGGAGGAAGAGGTGGAATGGGAGGAATGGGTGGACGAGGAAGAGGAGGCCAAGCTGCTGG ATTCCGACCATActaa
- the mek-5 gene encoding mitogen-activated protein kinase kinase (Partially confirmed by transcript evidence), translated as MLTEPILFTKDKSLQRANKITKKHFHFLFLSISLQAIVSVHFSIMSGIRTFLVYFELEKCIGELAEPRCLQLPEHLWRFWDILIAELKSEIPEIRNNFKLKYNDVDGAILKVRGADDFEKFSERLENTDENEEIVLILENISSKNDESSGNSQNVRIFPSELQRGKYVGNGMHATVRMALHEKTQKWYVIKTILSQNTDKTEYEKEILAYEECSQSDYVVGYHGCEVSSIKKELVLEYMDKGDFRPFGILPFSVHQSVALSLIRAIRHVWNSGPGYIHRDIKPENILVNSQGYVKICDFGAAKRIDNTYRIASSAAGTQMYQAPEQQMGQDYSEKVDIWCFGLTLWEFAIGPNLEEYLNGLSSYEEITVEPIDGFPESLAVLISNCLRRQPSARWNADQIEQSDYLRDLPEPNRQSVANFVNNYYQR; from the exons ATGCTCACCGAGCCCATCCTCTTTACAAAAGATAAGAGCCTCCAAAGAGCAAATAAGATaacgaaaaaacattttcactttctttttctttctatttctCTCCAAGCAATTGTTTCGgttcatttttctataatgTCTGGAATTCGAACATTTCTTGTCTATTTCGAGTTGGAAAAATGTATTGGAGAACTGGCAGAGCCCAGATGTTTACAG CTTCCTGAGCATTTGTGGCGATTTTGGGATATTCTCATTGCCGAATTGAAGtctgaaattccagaaattcggaataatttcaaattaaaatataacgACGTTGACGGCGCGATATTAAAAGTTCGCGGAGCTGatgactttgaaaaattctcggAGAGACTGGAAAATACCGATGAGAACGAGGAAATTGTATTAATACTCGAAAATATTTcgtcaaaaaatgatgaatctTCTGGAAACTCTCAAAACGTTAGAATATTTCCATCAGAATTGCAACGTGGCAAATATGTGGGCAACGGAATGCATGCAACAGTGAGAAT ggCACTTCacgaaaaaacacaaaaatggtATGTAATCAAGACGATTTTGTCACAAAATACCGATAAAACGGAATATGAGAAAGAAATTCTCGCGTATGAAGAG tgttCACAATCCGATTACGTAGTTGGTTATCATGGTTGTGAAGTGAGCAGTATAAAGAAAGAACTTGTGCTTGAATATATGGATAAAGGAGATTTTCGACCATTTGGTATTCTACCGTTTTCTGTTCATCAAAGTGTTGCACTTTCACTTATTCGTGCAATTCGACATGTTTGGAATAGTGGACCGGGTTATATTCATCGTGATATAAAACCGGAGAATATTCTTGTAAATTCACAAGGATATGTCAAGATTTGTGATTTTGGAGCAGCTAAG AGAATTGACAATACATACAGGATAGCATCATCGGCAGCAGGTACACAAATGTATCAAGCACCTGAACAACAGATGGGACAAGATTATAG cgaaaaagtCGATATTTGGTGTTTCGGGCTCACACTTTGGGAATTTGCTATCGGTCCGAATCTGGAAGAATATCTCAATGGATTGTCATCTTATGaagagattactgtagaacCGATTGATGGTTTTCCAGAGTCATTGGCTGTTCTTATATCTAATTG tcttCGTCGTCAACCATCGGCTCGTTGGAATGCTGATCAAATTGAACAAAGTGATTATCTACGAGATCTTCCTGAACCGAATCGTCAAAGTGTTGCTAATTTTGTGAATAACTATTACCAACGGTAG
- the K02F2.5 gene encoding Conserved secreted protein (Confirmed by transcript evidence), giving the protein MTMSSIVTQSLLAVALLSVAMVEAAPLESTKGATVKSTKSSSSKTKGYVPTPKALRRGKRNVILDEIPDDSSVLGTEEDVLREQLFDLSDDQLAVLAEIVQNEIDQYNPESVEAYEVIELPEYLTQPIEYMPRDRRSVPVFEAYDENDLPEQFEENQEVIFVPEEALIEAAAEEQDEIELRQRIAEIATILNERATRRLRFF; this is encoded by the exons ATGACAATGTCCTCAATTGTAACACAGTCGCTACTTGCCGTTGCACTTTTATCAGTTGCAATGGTTGAGGCTGCTCCATTG gagtCCACAAAAGGAGCAACAGTAAAAAGCACAAAATCATCGAGTTCCAAGACAAAAGGATACG TGCCAACACCAAAAGCTCTTCGACGTGGAAAACGAAACGTGATTCTCGACGAAATTCCCGATGATTCGTCTGTTCTGGGAACAGAAGAAGATGTGCTCCGTGAGCAACTTTTTG ATCTAAGTGATGATCAACTGGCAGTTCTCGCGGAAATCGtacaaaatgaaattgatcAATACAATCCAGAATCAGTTGAAGCTTACGAAGTTATTGAATTACCAGAATATT taacccaaccaATTGAATACATGCCACGTGATCGTCGTTCCGTTCCAGTATTTGAGGCTTATGATGAAAATGATCTACCGgaacaatttgaagaaaatcaagag gTAATCTTTGTGCCAGAAGAAGCACTTATCGAAGCCGCTGCAGAAGAACAAGATGAAATTGAACTACGTCAAAGGATAGCAGAAATTGCAACAATTCTTAATGAAAGAGCCACTAGACGATTGAGATTCTTTTAA
- the ulp-5 gene encoding Ubiquitin-like protease family profile domain-containing protein (Confirmed by transcript evidence), translated as MPHPKLTPKCEAPPEKRLAHLEIRFKDRRHIIPPLFHNGWVGRNEDRTLLNDTIIEFYMCDWMRLEVFDEATRASSHVFHSFFLPKIKTCFKDFKENPPRRSELANHYNRFFRSKNDAETFLKKDILLIPVHLDKPKHWFLVIVHNPSGAVRRISDVNILDATNKVKSRRLSRRITGHVNCDENAGECRIIIMDSLVHSKKYREVIDKTHDSTFDHIRLWLLMSAAATDVDMFCTRFRKVVCQKLPQQKNSVDCGIFMMAFAEYFTKYNTAWQSLPTDALADLKMDDDIKSLLNSETPRQRLDELFQSLKA; from the exons ATGCCTCATCCTAAGCTCACTCCAAAATGCGAAGCACCCCCCGAAAAG AGACTTGCACATTTGGAGATTAGATTCAAAGATCGCAGACATATCATTCCTCCATTATTTCATAATGGCTGGGTGGGACGAAATGAAGATCGAACTTTACTCAACGACACAATCATTGAATTTTATATGTGTGATTGGATGCGTTTGGAAGTGTTCGATGAGGCTAC AAGAGCCAGTAGTCACGTCTTTCATTCATTCTTCTTACCGAAAATAAAGACttgttttaaagattttaagGAGAATCCGCCACGGAGATCAGAG CTCGCCAACCACTATAACAGATTCTTCCGCAGCAAAAATGATGCCGAAacgtttctcaaaaaagataTTCTGCTAATCCCAGTTCATCTCGACAAACCGAAACAttg GTTCCTCGTGATTGTGCATAATCCATCAGGCGCGGTTCGTCGAATTTCCGACGTCAATATACTTGACGCGACCAATAAAGTGAAGAGTAGACGATTGTCAAGACGGATAACCGGTCATGTTAATTGTGATGAAAATGCCGGTGAATGTCGAATTATTATCATGGATAGCCTggttcattcaaaaaaatacag agaaGTTATTGATAAGACCCATGATTCCACTTTTGATCACATTCGTCTTTGGCTCCTGATGTCCGCAGCTGCAACTGATGTTGATATGTTTTGCACGAGATTCCG aaaagttgtgTGTCAGAAGCTtccgcaacaaaaaaattcagtggATTGTGGTATCTTTATGATGGCATTCGCAgagtattttacaaaatacaaTACTGCGTGGCAG agcCTGCCGACAGATGCTCTCGCTGATTTGAAGATGGACGACGATATCAAGTCGTTGTTGAATAGTGAAACGCCACGACAACGTCTTGATGAGCTATTTCAATCACTGAAagcttga